The Streptococcus sp. VT 162 genome has a window encoding:
- a CDS encoding lipoprotein, with product MKENKRLFWVVSVMLMVLTLYTLTGCSLGGETIPKNRTKEQYEFEKTFEPIFKFLEQDKKEFNGLKLYKNSIYIESGNVVKDYKVFLDTSQSDIKGDYTIKIGDNKETVPVTYSNGKLNYGSEVTPLYDEEILNLVVQRDYFASLNIKETFKSAETELRDIIYEPENHSDLYKYLKNKYDMPEDTTCRIRVRYSSGTIYGISILMESRDEAVQIDLTIFKQREDNQ from the coding sequence ATGAAGGAAAATAAACGCTTATTTTGGGTTGTTAGTGTGATGTTAATGGTCCTGACTCTTTATACACTGACTGGATGTAGTTTGGGTGGTGAGACCATTCCCAAAAACAGAACAAAGGAACAGTACGAATTTGAAAAAACGTTTGAACCTATATTTAAATTTTTAGAGCAAGACAAGAAGGAGTTTAATGGATTAAAGCTTTACAAAAATAGTATTTATATAGAGAGTGGAAACGTAGTAAAGGATTATAAAGTATTCTTAGATACTAGCCAATCTGACATTAAGGGTGACTATACAATAAAAATTGGGGATAATAAAGAAACAGTTCCTGTTACTTACTCTAATGGGAAGTTAAATTATGGGTCGGAGGTAACTCCTTTATATGATGAAGAAATTCTTAATTTGGTAGTACAAAGAGATTATTTCGCTTCCTTGAATATAAAAGAAACCTTTAAGAGTGCAGAAACAGAGCTTCGTGATATTATCTATGAACCAGAAAATCATTCTGACCTCTATAAATATCTTAAAAATAAGTACGATATGCCAGAGGATACAACCTGTAGAATCAGAGTAAGGTACTCTAGTGGAACAATCTATGGAATTTCAATACTAATGGAATCTAGGGATGAGGCTGTTCAAATAGATTTAACTATATTTAAACAACGGGAGGATAATCAATGA
- a CDS encoding ankyrin: MDIFDIVQNGTYNDFIENYNGDIKQIDKYTKLNLLCIAMLNDDLPEEKLKIIKYLLSEKVEVNFLSKKENRNALHYFFQANWRPKIAYAYEVVKLLVGAGIDVNAVDKFGSIPMTYSVTLLKLATDELEPLYKLLLEAGSDYKLKNKSGKSCLDYAEEYSWRSSLLDIIKEYEDGRN, translated from the coding sequence ATGGATATTTTCGATATTGTTCAAAATGGGACATATAATGATTTTATAGAAAATTACAATGGTGACATAAAACAAATTGATAAATATACAAAACTTAATTTGTTATGTATAGCCATGCTTAATGATGATTTACCAGAAGAGAAATTGAAAATTATTAAATATCTGCTTTCTGAGAAAGTAGAGGTAAATTTTTTGTCAAAAAAAGAAAACAGAAATGCTCTTCATTATTTCTTCCAAGCCAATTGGCGGCCTAAAATAGCATATGCATACGAGGTGGTGAAATTACTTGTTGGGGCAGGAATAGATGTAAATGCAGTTGACAAATTTGGTTCTATTCCGATGACTTACTCAGTAACGTTATTAAAATTAGCAACGGATGAGTTAGAACCTCTATATAAGCTTTTACTGGAGGCCGGTTCGGATTATAAGTTAAAAAATAAATCTGGGAAATCGTGTCTAGACTATGCGGAAGAATATTCATGGAGAAGTAGTCTGCTTGATATTATAAAGGAGTATGAAGATGGTAGAAATTAG
- a CDS encoding integrase has translation MASYRQRGKNKLWDYRIFDKKGKVVATNSGFKTKREAMNEAQEKERKLFQSNYTARFDSKATLYELWQDWYNLVILPSEKAKATKEGYYARGQSLEKIFSDIPAMSLNHQEYQSRLNEFGEKVTKDHLRRINADIRSAIKFSQRSGLQITDITEDVKIFGLEAGNVDDKYIHSISEYKDLLSHLQGKFNYRESVIPYLLYFLFKTGFRVGEAMAVCWSDIDFDNKTIKTYRRFVGDRQEFVPPKTKTSIREIPIDDDLLAVLEALRVEQEKILFDREELKKYDLVFYDRRYKIPTNSGLNKSLRVCLSELGIGNQEMTATAGRHTYGSYLLAKGIDIWVVARLLGHKDIQQIIKTYGHVLQEVIDKEYELIRQFLLDKE, from the coding sequence GTGGCAAGTTACAGACAACGTGGAAAAAATAAATTATGGGACTATCGGATTTTTGATAAGAAAGGAAAAGTTGTTGCGACAAATTCAGGATTTAAAACGAAACGTGAAGCCATGAATGAAGCGCAAGAGAAAGAGAGGAAACTATTTCAGTCAAACTATACAGCACGATTTGACAGTAAGGCTACCTTATATGAGTTGTGGCAGGATTGGTATAACTTAGTGATTCTTCCGTCAGAAAAAGCGAAGGCGACAAAGGAAGGTTATTATGCAAGGGGTCAATCTTTAGAGAAAATATTTTCTGATATACCAGCAATGAGCCTTAATCATCAGGAATATCAGTCGAGATTGAATGAGTTTGGAGAAAAGGTAACGAAGGATCATTTGCGTAGAATCAATGCAGATATAAGGTCGGCTATAAAATTTAGTCAGCGAAGTGGATTGCAGATAACAGATATAACAGAAGATGTTAAAATATTTGGTTTGGAAGCTGGTAACGTTGATGATAAGTATATTCATAGTATTTCAGAGTACAAAGATTTATTATCTCACTTACAAGGGAAGTTTAATTATAGGGAATCTGTGATTCCATATTTGCTATATTTCTTGTTTAAGACTGGATTTAGGGTTGGTGAGGCTATGGCAGTGTGTTGGTCTGATATTGATTTTGACAATAAAACAATTAAAACATATAGGCGATTTGTAGGAGATCGGCAAGAGTTTGTACCTCCGAAAACGAAAACTTCTATAAGAGAAATTCCGATTGATGATGATTTGTTGGCTGTTTTGGAAGCATTAAGAGTTGAGCAAGAGAAAATTTTGTTTGATCGTGAAGAATTGAAGAAATATGATTTAGTATTCTATGATAGAAGGTATAAAATACCGACTAACTCAGGCTTGAATAAGAGTTTAAGAGTATGTTTATCAGAACTTGGAATTGGGAATCAGGAAATGACAGCGACAGCAGGAAGGCATACATACGGTTCATATCTTTTAGCTAAAGGGATTGATATTTGGGTTGTTGCTAGATTGCTGGGGCATAAAGATATACAGCAGATTATTAAAACTTATGGTCACGTATTGCAAGAGGTGATTGATAAGGAATATGAATTGATTAGACAATTTTTGCTTGATAAAGAATAA